One segment of Clavelina lepadiformis chromosome 2, kaClaLepa1.1, whole genome shotgun sequence DNA contains the following:
- the LOC143447205 gene encoding F-box only protein 39-like, whose product MSLSPRHSEIGEKPTKILKTEKHFDVYTQLHNHETSSPASEEVCSEEEDENWSRLPHVALVKVFSCLEESDKLQVQFVCKRWYSIIRHSPCLWRAKSFRFSGRDSRDLTHIPYRYATHYVRTFGKYLHYLHFRLYSPVSSGVCKKFQKSIKVCLSHLIKQKAKLKELSLPLLHLDRSQWMLYREDMCAALANFFCKGQHMVEEVYFRGARAPFADGYKVLYALGYNTGSTVTVLDMEDFFDGRLPVFDLPQFIDCMKYFTRLEELDLNYGCVSEEILQVLAKNLEPNALQRMFIKVYAHDPHNQVIWGQAWTSLTNRCPNLTVEMLFQRVMTFGEHFRILCPQVPLTEVIFDGCYIADRDWQIQPTLASILPHFKEKLTKLCIDLPDTNEVFDNELLYLVQSCPNLTLLKLNAFVSTRFVSKLLEMKQEKKCNITILRARLFVRDYDTAAEERDLEQIFNKYRDIITDEMEDYYVTCGVSM is encoded by the exons ATGAGCCTTTCACCAAGACACAGCGAAATAGGAGAAAAACCAACtaagattttgaaaacagaGAAGCATTTCGACGTCTATACCCAACTGCATAACCACGAGACAAGCTCACCTGCGTCTGAAGAAGTCTGTAGCGAGGAGGAAGATGAGAATTGGTCCCGGTTACCTCATGTTGCTCTGGTAAAGGTGTTTTCTTGCCTGGAAGAGTCCGACAAACTCCAAGTACAGTTTGTGTGCAAAAGGTGGTACAGCATTATAAGACACAGCCCATGTCTTTGGCGTGCCAAATCCTTTCGATTTTCAGGCAGAGATTCGAGAGATTTAACACACATCCCTTACCGTTATGCAACGCATtatgttagaacttttggtaaatatttgcactacCTTCACTTTAGGCTTTATAGCCCGGTGTCGTCAGGAGTTTGCAAGAAATTTCAGAAATCCATCAAAGTTTGCCTCAGTCACTTGATAAAGCagaaagcaaaattaaaagaGCTTTCTCTGCCTCTGTTGCATCTGGATCGCTCGCAATGGATGCTCTACCGAGAAGATATGTGCGCAGCTTTGGCAAATTTCTTCTGCAAAGGACAGCACATGGTAGAGGAAGTATATTTTAGAGGCGCACGGGCACCCTTTGCAGATGGGTACAAAGTCCTTTATGCTCTCGGCTATAACACGGGTTCAACGGTCACGGTTTTAGATATGGAGGACTTCTTTGATGGTAGACTACCGGTGTTTGACTTGCCTCAGTTTATTGACTGCATGAAATACTTTACTCGGCTGGAAGAGTTAGACTTAAATTACGGCTGTGTGTCCGAAGAAATACTGCAAGTCCTTGCAAAAAATCTGGAACCGAATGCTTTGCAAAGGATGTTTATAAAAGTTTACGCACACGATCCACATAACCAAGTCATTTGGGGACAGGCGTGGACTTCGTTGACTAACCGTTGCCCGAACTTAACCGTAGAAATGCTTTTCCAACGAGTAATGACCTTTGGAGAACACTTTCGAATACTCTGTCCCCAAGTTCCACTCACAGAg GTAATTTTCGATGGTTGCTACATTGCTGATCGAGACTGGCAAATTCAACCAACGTTAGCCAGCATATTGCCTCACTTCAAAGAAAAACTTACGAAGTTGTGCATAG ACCTTCCAGACACCAATGAGGTGTTTGATAATGAACTGCTGTACCTGGTGCAAAGTTGTCCAAATCTGACCCTTCTCAAGCTGAACGCATTCGTCAGCACAAGGTTTGTCAGCAAGTTGCTGGAAATGAAACAAGAGAAGAAATGCAACATTACAATACTTAGG GCTCGGCTGTTCGTACGAGATTATGACACAGCAGCCGAAGAACGAGACCTAGAACAAATCTTCAACAAATACAGAGATATAATTACTGATGAAATGGAAGATTATTACGTAACATGCGGCGTTTCTATGTAA